Proteins found in one Tsukamurella paurometabola DSM 20162 genomic segment:
- a CDS encoding WecB/TagA/CpsF family glycosyltransferase, which translates to MQRCTAGVHAVTALTQRMLVAGTVITRLSHAEALDLVERRAAAPGRRPLGLCSANLDHFHHFRPGRNHLGSAVDWVTLADGAPVVRRGERLTGERWPRVTGADLLPDVIAVCAEHGFRIGFVGGTPEAHRALDATLRSTHPGLAIAGYWAPERDELEDPAANARLVAELRTAGVTVLVVGLGKPRQEQWIDTWGAETGAGVLLPFGAAADFIAGTVDRAPEAWQRADLEWLYRLKQEPRRLARRYLIQGPPALLRLRGARLVTSDATSARGDRP; encoded by the coding sequence GTGCAGCGCTGCACCGCGGGAGTACACGCGGTGACCGCACTCACCCAGCGGATGTTGGTCGCCGGCACCGTGATCACCCGGTTGTCGCACGCCGAGGCCCTCGACCTGGTCGAACGACGGGCCGCGGCTCCCGGTCGACGGCCTCTGGGCCTATGCTCGGCCAACCTCGACCACTTCCACCACTTCCGCCCCGGCCGCAACCACCTGGGTTCGGCAGTCGATTGGGTCACCCTCGCCGACGGAGCGCCCGTCGTGCGCCGTGGGGAGCGGCTCACCGGGGAGCGCTGGCCGCGCGTGACCGGCGCCGATCTCCTGCCCGATGTCATCGCAGTGTGCGCGGAGCACGGCTTCCGGATCGGGTTCGTCGGAGGCACGCCCGAGGCGCATCGGGCGCTCGACGCCACGCTACGCAGCACCCACCCGGGGTTGGCCATCGCCGGCTACTGGGCGCCCGAGCGGGACGAGCTCGAAGACCCCGCCGCCAACGCCCGGCTCGTCGCCGAGCTGCGCACCGCCGGAGTGACCGTACTCGTGGTGGGGCTGGGTAAGCCGCGCCAAGAGCAATGGATCGATACGTGGGGCGCGGAAACCGGCGCAGGAGTCCTGCTGCCGTTCGGTGCCGCCGCTGACTTCATCGCCGGCACCGTCGACCGCGCACCCGAGGCCTGGCAACGGGCCGACCTCGAGTGGCTGTACCGGCTCAAGCAGGAGCCGCGTCGGCTGGCGCGCCGCTATCTGATCCAAGGCCCGCCGGCACTGCTGCGCTTGCGCGGAGCCCGATTGGTCACATCCGACGCAACATCCGCGCGAGGTGATCGACCATGA
- a CDS encoding glycosyltransferase family 4 protein has protein sequence MTVPLAGGLSEQDWARRHAAGEVPDRSPYGLHRLDRHDMSVRFASADFGAGRVGRAAARVARSVRHRTGGYEFVEAFTSGGRIGEADAVLAYDERTAVPALLTGRTPVAAGIGWLNRRAVAGGVHGALAARALPRAGAVWAQCSAVLPVIGAEWGVPASRLQFVPLGIDTEFYGEQPLPETPGLVMSAGEDRFRDHATLIGAVAAVRRNRPETRLELASALPFDAPDGLVTVHTERLNGRIRELYRRASVVAVALHPTVTGSGLTVVLEAMASGRPIVVTDNPGVDDYVEHGVTGLTVPAGDCAAMAGAIESLLSDDGMRIEMGRAAAKRAREQFTSAIMVDHLARMLRRM, from the coding sequence GTGACGGTGCCGCTGGCCGGGGGTCTGTCGGAGCAGGACTGGGCCCGTCGTCACGCCGCGGGAGAGGTCCCGGATCGGTCACCGTACGGCCTCCATCGGCTGGACCGACACGATATGAGCGTGCGGTTCGCATCGGCGGACTTCGGTGCCGGCCGGGTCGGCCGCGCGGCCGCACGGGTGGCTCGTTCCGTGCGTCACCGCACCGGAGGCTACGAGTTCGTCGAGGCCTTCACGTCGGGCGGGCGCATCGGAGAAGCGGATGCCGTCCTCGCCTACGACGAACGCACCGCGGTACCCGCCCTGCTGACCGGCCGCACCCCCGTCGCCGCAGGGATCGGATGGTTGAATCGCCGTGCCGTGGCGGGAGGTGTACACGGAGCGCTCGCCGCGCGTGCGCTGCCGCGGGCGGGTGCGGTGTGGGCGCAATGTTCGGCGGTGCTGCCCGTGATCGGCGCCGAATGGGGTGTGCCCGCGTCCCGGCTGCAATTCGTTCCGCTGGGCATCGATACCGAGTTCTACGGTGAGCAGCCCCTGCCCGAGACCCCCGGACTGGTGATGAGCGCGGGTGAGGACCGGTTCCGCGATCACGCGACTCTGATCGGTGCCGTCGCCGCCGTACGCCGGAACCGCCCCGAGACTCGCCTGGAACTGGCGTCCGCGTTGCCCTTCGACGCGCCGGACGGGCTCGTCACCGTGCATACCGAACGGCTCAACGGGCGCATCCGTGAACTGTACCGCCGCGCGAGCGTCGTGGCGGTCGCGCTGCATCCCACGGTGACCGGGTCCGGACTGACCGTGGTGCTGGAAGCGATGGCCAGCGGACGCCCGATCGTGGTGACGGATAACCCCGGCGTCGACGACTACGTCGAGCACGGCGTCACCGGCCTCACGGTTCCGGCCGGCGACTGCGCCGCGATGGCCGGGGCGATCGAGTCGCTGCTCAGCGACGACGGTATGCGGATCGAGATGGGGCGAGCGGCGGCCAAGCGCGCCCGCGAGCAATTCACCTCGGCGATCATGGTCGATCACCTCGCGCGGATGTTGCGTCGGATGTGA
- a CDS encoding oligosaccharide flippase family protein: MPDYSIATEVSGSESGTAQGRASSGRIARAFGVQMVARVVGLMASIVTMALTSRHLGLTSYGHLQAAIAFVGLWTSFTELGIGAVIVRRVTSGLADLSQLVRVSVGLSIAYCVPLGALTLFMGWGIYSSQGSEVVAMIAIVAVSLILTTLSSCFQPIFMTNVQFGAVAASDVVGRVLSLAGTVWLISIDAPLVWFAAVQIVPPLVALVIQAIAARRLVEISPVFSVGESWHLIRESLPQTGVLIIAALYWRSDAFLLSILSTPQQLGAYSLAYGIAFNATVISATYLASALSTMTNLWATDRDEFARFTVRSMQAMLFLGTPMVAIGLTLAPGIIHLISDSEFVEIGSVALGLLFIAVALRFVNAVLSQALFAAHDQVFLLRLNVVNLIGNIVLNVILIPPFGAAGAGIALIASETVGLLVATWRLTRRSPYRTPWRFCLHLLVPLGATVGVCLALDDVLPVLVTAMIAGVVFLAVNLALGPVHASAIRELLARGGEPDARDDESSKAPPTSSEPTSSEGNTR, encoded by the coding sequence GTGCCCGACTATTCGATTGCAACAGAGGTTAGCGGTAGTGAGTCCGGTACCGCGCAGGGACGGGCCTCATCGGGCCGTATCGCCCGCGCCTTCGGTGTGCAGATGGTGGCACGCGTCGTCGGGCTGATGGCTTCGATCGTCACGATGGCACTCACCAGTCGCCATCTCGGTCTCACCTCGTACGGCCACCTCCAGGCGGCGATCGCTTTCGTCGGGTTGTGGACCAGCTTCACCGAGTTGGGCATCGGCGCCGTGATCGTGCGGCGGGTGACGTCGGGACTGGCGGACCTGTCGCAGCTGGTCCGGGTGAGCGTGGGACTGTCCATCGCCTACTGCGTCCCGCTCGGGGCGCTGACCCTGTTCATGGGGTGGGGGATCTACTCCAGCCAGGGCAGCGAGGTGGTGGCGATGATCGCCATCGTCGCCGTCAGCCTGATCCTCACCACTCTGAGCAGCTGTTTTCAACCGATCTTCATGACCAACGTGCAGTTCGGCGCGGTGGCGGCGTCGGACGTGGTCGGGCGCGTGCTCTCGCTGGCCGGAACCGTCTGGTTGATCTCGATCGACGCACCGCTCGTGTGGTTCGCCGCTGTGCAGATCGTGCCGCCGCTGGTGGCCCTCGTGATCCAGGCGATCGCGGCACGCCGGCTGGTGGAGATCTCCCCCGTGTTCTCCGTCGGCGAGAGCTGGCATCTGATCCGGGAGAGCCTGCCGCAGACCGGCGTGTTGATCATCGCCGCGTTGTACTGGCGCTCGGACGCCTTCCTGCTCAGTATTCTCAGCACGCCGCAGCAACTCGGTGCCTACAGCCTGGCCTACGGCATCGCCTTCAACGCCACGGTGATCTCGGCGACGTACCTCGCATCGGCGCTGTCGACCATGACCAACCTGTGGGCTACCGACCGCGACGAGTTCGCGCGATTCACGGTGCGCAGCATGCAGGCGATGCTCTTCCTCGGTACTCCGATGGTGGCGATCGGCCTGACTCTCGCACCCGGGATCATCCACCTGATCAGCGACTCCGAGTTCGTCGAGATCGGGAGCGTGGCACTGGGTCTGCTGTTCATCGCCGTGGCGCTGCGCTTCGTCAACGCCGTGCTCAGTCAGGCGCTGTTCGCGGCCCACGACCAGGTCTTCCTCCTGCGCCTGAACGTGGTGAACCTGATCGGCAACATCGTGCTGAACGTCATCCTCATCCCACCCTTCGGCGCGGCGGGCGCAGGTATCGCGCTGATCGCCAGCGAAACCGTCGGGCTCCTGGTCGCGACGTGGCGACTGACCCGTCGCAGCCCCTACCGCACCCCCTGGCGGTTCTGCCTGCACCTGCTCGTCCCGCTCGGCGCGACGGTCGGCGTATGCCTGGCACTCGACGACGTTCTGCCGGTGCTCGTCACGGCGATGATCGCGGGCGTGGTCTTCCTGGCGGTGAATCTGGCACTCGGGCCCGTGCACGCTTCCGCCATTCGCGAGCTGCTGGCGCGGGGTGGCGAACCCGACGCCCGTGACGACGAATCCAGCAAGGCCCCGCCGACCTCATCAGAGCCGACCTCGTCAGAAGGGAACACCCGGTGA